The Chryseolinea soli nucleotide sequence CACTGTTGGCCCCCGTCGCTGCTTTTCATTACGCCATGCCACCGACCCAGTATAATTTGATCACCTTGAGCCCAGATGGTTTGAGCGGTGGAGTAATTAGCTTCCGAATAGATCTGATTCCAGTTATTTCCATCGTTGGCCGACGTAAAGGCTTTGTTGTTGCTAGCCACATACATCGTATTGTCGTCAATGAAAATATCGTAGATATTCGGATTTGAGAAACCGGTGTTCCGGGTTTCCCAGTGGTCACCCCAGTCTTCGGTGTAGTAAATGCCGTCGAACAGGGCTCCCACAAATAGTTTGTTCCCGGAAACCGACAAGCAAGTGATTTGCTTACTGGGAGGGAAGCTCGTAGCTTTATCTTGCCAGGTTTTTCCGTTGTCTTCTGAAATGAACACGCCACCCGCTTGGGTTCCCGCAATCACCCGTTTGCCGGTCACGCTGATGGCCGTTATGGTTTGGTCCTGCAGTGCAACTACTTCGGTGACTGGACTGAAAAAGTCAAGACTTGTCGTGTAGTATAGCCCTTTTTCTGTGCCAATGAAAACGGTGTCGCCAGAGACACCCAACGCGGAAAACTTGGGAGCATTCGTTAAATCCGGAATCATGAAACTCCAGGTTTCACCATTGTCCTTTGAATAATAAATGTTGTTGAACGTCCAGGTAAACAAATTCCCATCCCGGTCCTTCGTCATGGAAGCTTCGTAATAAATACTGTTGAAGTCACCTTTCGTTTTTGTCCACGACGCTCCCTGGTTGTCGGAATAATAGGAGCCCCCGGACGTGGATAAAAAAACTCTGCCGTTTTTCCCTTGAACGAGGTCGACGGCGTAGTAAATATCCCAGGGGCCAATTGATTTTAGCGATTGACCGGTGACGAAGGACGAAATGAAAAGAAGGAATACAAGGATTGGTAACGATTTTCTCATACTAAACGGGATGAAGAAACAAGTATACAAATTTTTCTGTAAAAGTGCATCCCGTAGTGGCTACCGGCCACCACTTCACCCACGCAGTCTGCCGGTTTAATACTGGGTGTGCACCCAATCCGCAATGGCCCGCTGTGAACGTATAGCCGAATCATTGCCGGGCATTCTTAGCTCAACATTTTTTCCTTCGCCGTCGATGAGTGCGCCCTGGCAATTGTCGGCGAGTTGGAGGCGTAAAATTTCCAGGAGCTCCGCTTTCAGGTTGGCATTGGTGATGGGGAAGCAGACTTCGATACGGCGGTAGATGTTGCGGATCATCCAATCGGATGAGCCCATAAAGATCTCGGACTGGCCATTGTTTTCGAACAGAAAAATGCGGCCGTGTTCGAGATAGCGGTCGATGATGCGTTTTACGGTGATGGTCTCGCTGATGCCTTTCACACCCGGGATCAAACAACAAATGCCCCGCACGATGAGCCGGATCTTTACTCCCGCCTGCGAGGCTTCATAGAGCTTGGCAATGAGTACGCGCTCCTCCAGGTTGTTGAGTTTGATGGTGATGCCGCAAGTTTTTCCCTCCCTGGCGTGTTGAATTTCGCGATCGATCAAAGCGAGGAAACGCTCTTGCAGGTTGAAGTGCCCCACCAACAAATGCTCGAAGGAGAGATCCGTTTTGCGCGACCGCTTTTTCCGTTTTTTCAGGAAATCAAAAAGCCATTGAATTTCCGTAAGCATGGGTTGGTGAGCGGTGAGCAGCACGTGGTCGGTATAGAACCGCGCCGTGCTTTCATTAAAGTTACCGGTAGCGAGCAAGCCGAGCAAAGAGGTCTTTTTGTGGTGCTTGCGTTTCACGAGGGCCAGCTTGGCATGCACCTTGAGACCGGGAATGCTCTCGATGATGCGCACACCTGCCGCCTTCATCTGCTTTGACCATTTAATGTTGTTGGCCTCATCGAACCGCGCTTTCAATTCAACAAACACGACGACGTGCTTTCCGTTTTTTGCGGCGCTGATCAGCGCATTGGCGATACGCGATTCGGCGGCCACGCGATAGAGGGTCACATAAATGGCCTTCACCGTCGGGTCGAGCGCGGCTTCCGAGAAAAAACGCAGCACGGTGTCGTAGCTGTGATAGGGTGGGTGAAGCAGCATGTCTTTTTTTCGGATCTCCTGGAAGAGCGACGATTGCCGGGGAATGGGCAGGCGCGTGATGGGCCAGGGCTCGTAACAGAACTTGCTGTCCTTCAACGGCAGGGTGGCCAGGTCTTTGAGGTTGTGATAGGCGCCTCCGACAATAAAGTTGGCGGTGCCCAGGTGTAGTTTCTTCTTTAGGATGGCCAGTGTGTGCGGGGTGAGGCCGGGTTCGTATAGGAACCGGGTGGCAAAACCCAAGTCGCGGGTGCCGATGCGTTGCTCGATCTTTTCGGCAAGGTTGCCGCTGAACTCGTCTTCCAGGTTCAGGTCCGAGTCGCGGGTGATCTTTATGCTTTGATGGGTAAAAATCTTCTGGTGAACGATCTTACCCAGGTTAAGTTTGATAATATCCTCCAGGAACAAGATGTACTGAATGCCGTTGTATTCCACGCGATAGAACCGCGGCAACTCCTCCGACGGTACGTTGACAATGTAAACTTCCTTGCCCTTTCCCGTCGAACGCGTGGTGACCACCAGGTATAATTTGTTGTTCTCCGGGAAGAATTCAGTATGCTTCGCGATCTTGACCGGCTGCAGGAAGGTGGCGACGGTGTAGGTGAAGTAGTCGTTCACCGCGTCGTGGATAAAATCGGGAATGGGTTCGTTGTAGATCAGGTGTATGGCGTTGGATCGCAGCGCCTGCAGGATGTCTGATTCGATCACGCTGCCAAAGCGCTTCTGTTGACTCACCACGGTTTCGTGTATGACCGGCAAAGTCTGTTTCAGCTCTTTTTCTTCGTTCTTGTTCACCACGGCACTCAACGCCGTGCGGGCGGGCATGCGCACGCGATAAAATTCATCGAGGTTCGAGGAATAGATGGCGAGAAAGCGGATGCGTTCCATCAAGGGCACCGCGTCGCGCTGGGCTTCCAGGAGCACGCGTTCGTTGAAGGAAAGCCAGCTCAGATCGCGATCAAAGAAGGGGTAGGGAACAGGGGCGGGGTCGGTTTTGTGGGCCATGCGCGGTAGGGTCGGAAGAACAGTCCTTGCCAAAATAATCAAATTAAAGACTGCACAGACAACGGACGCGATGCTTATTTTATTGCCGGTAGCCGGCCCTATTGGCCATGGTCCGGGTGTCTTGTTTTGGGTGGCGGAGGTCTCGATTATTTAACAATAACTTAAACCCGGCGGCGCACGCGGTTGACCGTGAATCACTATCTTTTTGGATGTTCACTTCCTTCCGGCAACGGCTGCTCTTTTGTTTTTCGCTCATCCTCGGCGCAAGCTTTCTGATCGTGATCCTCACGCACTATCATCAATTGGCCCGGGAAAAGATATCGCGTTCCACGGCCCTCATCGAATCGGCCTATGTGTTGATGTTGAAAGACATCAACATCAAGAGCGACCTGTTCAACCAGGATGTTCACCAACCCGCTTTTTTTGAAACCCGGACCAGCCCAAACTTGCGGGATCATCAGCGGATGAAAGACTCCATCGAACTGACCCTGGACGCCGCCATCGCTTCATTCCAGCATTTGCCCTACACGATGGATTCGGGATTGTATGTTGTGGAGCGACAACTCAAAGGATCGGAAGCACTCTTCGACACCCTGACCGCGCTCCTGCTGGATCGCGGCTACAAAGACTACAATCTCGAAGGCGCCATGCGCCGTCACATTCATTGGTTGGAAAACCACCACGCCATTCCCGCCGATAAGATGTTGAGCCTGCGCCGGCACGAAAAAGATTATATTATCCGGCAGGAACCCGAATATGTTATGAAGCTCAACGCGATGGTGACCGACCTCATGAAGCGTTACCCGTCCTCTTCCGACTCAGCCGCGGTTCACCTGGCCGGCTACCGCGACCGGTTCAATGAAATGGTAGCCCTCGAGACAAGGATGGGCCTGCGCAACAACTCCGGTTTGAAACGGCAGATGGACGACAAGCTCAAAGCGATCGGTCATTCCCTGAACCAGGTGGTGATCGAGGCGCAGGCACGCGAGAAGGAAAGTTTAACACAACTCAATCGCCTGTTTCTATTTCTCTCGTTGCTTCTGGTGATGCTGAGTGTCGTGGCCAGCTTTATCATCGCCCGGCGGATCACGCGACCGCTCACGGAGCTTACGGAATTCATCACCCGTTTCATCGACAGTCAATTCACCGTGGAGGAAAAAGCGCCGACCGTGCGCACAAAGGATGAGATCGGCAAGCTGGCCGCGAACTTTACGTTGCTGAAAGATGAGGTGATCAGTCACCTGAAATTTTTCAAACAAAAAGTAGATGAGCGAACCGCAGAATTAAACCACGCCAATCAACGGCTCCTGGCTATCAACGAAGCGAACGCGCGCTTTGTGCCGACGCCGTTCCTGAAGTTCCTGGGAAAAAATTCGATCGAGGAAGTAGGTCCCGGCGACCAGGTGCATGGCGAGATGACCGTGCTGTTCACCGACATCCGGGCGTTCACCAATTTATCGGAAACGTTAAGCCCGCAGGAGAACTTCGATTTTGTCAATACCTACCTGCGCGAGATGGTTCCCGTCATTGAGCGCCACAAGGGCTTTATCGATAAATTTATTGGCGACACCATCATGGCTATTTTCCCCGACTCGCCCGACGGCGCCGTCGATGCTGCGCTGGATTTTTCGAAGGCCATCGCCCGCTTCAACGAGCATTTGCGGGCGAAGAACATCGCGCCTATCGCGATTGGCACGGGCATTCACACCGGCAAGTTGGTGTTGGGCACCATCGGCAACGCGAACCGGCTGGAGACGACGGTCATCTCCGATGCCGTGAACATCGCTTCCCGCCTGGAAGGCCTCTGCAAGCATTATCATGCGTCCATCATTGTTTCGGACGACACGCTCGTCAAGGCCAACGCGCTCAGCAAACGCAATTTCCGCTACCTGGACGATGTGCGCGTGAAGGGAAAGCTGAAATCGATCCGCGTTTTTGAAGTGTTGGACCCTGAAAAAGACAGTCTCAAAATTTCATACCTCACGCACTATGAGAGCGGCATCGCCCGCATGAAGGCCGGCGATCATGAAGAGGCCCGCCAGATCTTCGCGGCCCTTCATCAAAAAAATCCCGCCGACGGCCTGCTCTCCCTTCTTCTGCAGCGCTGTGAGAAGCGAGCCGAGCACGGGCCTTCGCTGCCCTGGGATGGTGTCGAGATCATGCACGTGAAATGACCAACGCCTACGACCTTGTGGTGATCGGATCGGGGCCGGCCGGCGAGAAGGCGGCGGTGAAGGCTGCCTACTTCAATCACCGCGTGGCCCTCATAGAGCGAGAGAAAGTTTTTGGAGGTGCAGGCATTCAAACCGGCACGCTGCCTTCGAAGACCTTGAAGGAAACAGCGCTTTACTTATCGGGTGTTTACAATAAAGGCATCTTTAGCATCAACCGCGAACTGGCCGGGAATGCGGGCATACAGGATTTTATGTACCGGAAGAACCTGGTCACGCACCGGGCAGCCAACGAAGTCGAACGCAATCTGAAACGTCATGATGTGACCGTGTATCACGGGCAGGCTGAATTTGTGGATGCCCATACATTGTCGGTCACCAGCGAATCGGGTGTGAAAATTGTTTACGCGCATCACATCCTGGTGGCAACCGGTTCTTACCCGTTTCATCCGCCGGCTATTCCTTTTGATGGTGTGCGGGTTCATGATTCCGATACCATTCTCAATATCGATCGTTTTCCGAAATCACTTTGTGTGCTGGGCGCGGGCGTGATCGGCTGCGAATACGCTACGCTTTTTGCCGCGATGGGCATCACGACCTACGTGGTGAACAACAGCGATAAAATACTCGGCTTCCTCGACCACGAGATCGCCGACGGCCTGGTGGAACGCATGAAGAATGCCGGCATTTCCATTTTGTTCAATAACGGTGTCGGTCCTTTTGAAGTGCCCGCTGATCACGACAAGCCCCTAACCATTCCGTTGCAAAATGGAGAAGTACTTCACGTGGACATGTTTCTCTTTGCCGCCGGGCGAAGTGGCAATATCCGTGGGTTGCATTGCGAAAGGGCAGGCATTGCGATAGGTCAGCGCGAGACCATCGTAGTGAATGCCCATTATCAAACCAACGTACCGCATATCTACGCCGTGGGTGATGTGATCGGGTTTCCAGCGCTGGCCAGCATCAGCATGGAGCAAGGACGCGTTGCCGTGTCACATATGTTCCAAACGCACGACTTGGAAAACCTTTCACAGATTTTTCCTTATGGAATTTACACGGTGCCGGAAGTGTCAATGGTGGGTCTCACCGAAGAGCAGGCAAAGCGTGAGGGCATTTCCTATGGCACGGGCTATTGCTACTACCGCGACACCTTGCGCGGCGAGATCCTGGGAGACCAGGACAACGGTTTTTTAAAACTCGTCTTCGAGACGTCGACACATGTTATTCTGGGGGTTCACATTATGGGATATATGGCCACCGAGATCATCCACTTCGGCTTGTGTGCGGTGAAAGATAAACGAACCCTCAACGAGATCATCGCCACGGTGTTCAACTATCCAACGTTGCACGACCTGTACAAATATGCCTGCTATGATGGGTTGGGAAGCCTGGCCGGGAAGAAGATAAAGAAGGCGGGAGAAATCAAGCGTTGATCCGGTCGTAGGGATGGCTTTTGCTGGAAAAGTCAGTACATAGAAAAGGCTGCGTTTTACGGCAGCCTCTTCAAATCTGAACCAATAATCTAATGACCTCTTTAACGGCGGTTGCTTAAAGTTTGTTTCGGTCAAACGCATTTTCAAGGGCAGTCACGATCAGGTCGCATTCATCTTTCGTGATGGTTAACGCCGGGCGAAGGGTAAGTATGTTTCCCTCGATCACTTTGAAGGCCACGCCTTGCTCCAAACAATCATACATGATTTGTTCTGCGTACGCTGTTGCACGTGCTTTGTTCTGTGGATCACGGACCAGGTCGATCCCGAGATGCAATCCTTTTCCCGCCACATTACCCACAACGGGAAAGCGTGTTTTTAATGCTGTCAGTTTTTCAAACAAATAGTCTCCGAGTAGTGCTGCGTTGGCCACCAGTTTATTTTCCTGGATGTACTCAATCGCGGCAAGCCCCGCAGCCGAACACAATGGATTTTTTTCGTGGGTGAAATGGCCGATCGAGCGGTGTTGCAGGACGTTGAACTTCTCTTTGGTGACAATGCCCGCGAAGGGGAGAAGACCACCGCCAAGAGACTTTCCAAGCACCAGGACATCGGGTGTGACGTAGTGCTCGCAGGCGAACCACTTGCCCGTCCGGCCAAAGCCTTCAATGATTTCGTCGAAGATCAACAGGATGTTGTGACGGTCGCAAATTTCCCGGATCTGTCGCCAGTAATATTCCGACGGCACCACCGGCGTGGAGGAGATCGGTTCAGCGATGATCGCCGCGATGTCGGGATGACGTTGCAAGATAACTTTTAGCTGACGCAGGTATGCTTCATCAATCGCCTGCTGATCGGTCAGCGCCCAGGGGTTGCGATAGTAGTTGGGGAACTCGATGTGAAATGCGCCGGGGATCATGGGGCCTTGGCCGGTAGAGAAATGTTCTTCACCACCAAGGCTCGATGCCTGGAAGCCGTTGCCATGGTAGGAATCCCAGAAGGAAATGGTTTTCCATTTTCCCGTAACATGTTTGGCCAAGGCCACGGCCATTTCGATGGCTTCCGACCCCCCTGGACAAAACAGAACGCGCGTCAATTCGGGCGGCGTCACTTCCACCAACTTTTTAGCAAGCTTAACCGCGGGAATGTTGGTGTAGCGCCGGGGTGTGAAGGCAAGGTGTTCGCGCAGCTGTTTAATGACTGCTTCGATGACATCCGGATTGGAGAAGCCTGCGTTATGCACGCCGTTGCCATGGAGATCGAGATAGCGTTTGCCACGGAGATCTTCGATGTAGGCGCCTTCGGTTTTTGTCAACACGTTCATGACCGGCGTAGACAAAGCCTGGTGCAAAAAATACTGGGCATCCTGGTCAAGCCAGTACCGGGTGTGTTCGTCGAGGGTGGCAATGTAGGCCGCGCGAAGATCGCCGGTGTTGATGTCGCCTTGTTCTCTTGAAATTTCAGCGTCCATGGAGAATGCTTTGAAGATTAATTTAGATAGAGTACGTCGGCCGGAATTATTTGCTTGGTGATGCCGGGCCCCTTGTAGAAGACATCGATCCAGCTTCCGCCGCCTTCGTTGAAATAGGTTACCGTGATCGGGTGCAGGCCGACGGGCAACGTCACTTTGCCGCTTCTTTCCAGGGTGCCGTGGCCGCCGTCGTTGTCCACTACTTCCTGGTGGTTGATGTAGAGTTTGCTGCCGTCGTCGGATGCGGTGTAGAACGTATATTCTCCAGGTGTATTAATTTTCAGGTGACTCTCGAATTTGACCGCAAACTGAGTATCGCGGTGGCGAATGGAATCGACTCTGAATTCGTAGAGCTTTCCGCTCGACAGGGCGTGGATCTTTTCGAAGGCGGGCAACTTGTGCCAGTCGCTGCCCTCGTAGTAACTGTAGCGCGTGCCTTGAGGACGGTGGCTGTCGACCAACCTAAAGTAGCCTTTTGCGATCGCGCTTTCTTTGGCTTGTGAAAAACTTTTTGCTTTTAAGACAGCACTGTGTTCCAAAGAGAAGGGTCCGTTGTAAAGGGATGATGTGCGGCTTGGATCGCTTCCATCGAGGGTGTACCGGATGGTGTCGTCGGGTTGGCCGGGTTGAATTTCTACTACCGGTTTCTTATCGATGAATAAACCGCCTGCGGGATTATTGAGTTTCGCTGCGGGCAGAATGATGGGCGCGCGCAGTTCTTCTTGTTTTACTTTTGCCACTTCGTCG carries:
- the ppk1 gene encoding polyphosphate kinase 1, with product MAHKTDPAPVPYPFFDRDLSWLSFNERVLLEAQRDAVPLMERIRFLAIYSSNLDEFYRVRMPARTALSAVVNKNEEKELKQTLPVIHETVVSQQKRFGSVIESDILQALRSNAIHLIYNEPIPDFIHDAVNDYFTYTVATFLQPVKIAKHTEFFPENNKLYLVVTTRSTGKGKEVYIVNVPSEELPRFYRVEYNGIQYILFLEDIIKLNLGKIVHQKIFTHQSIKITRDSDLNLEDEFSGNLAEKIEQRIGTRDLGFATRFLYEPGLTPHTLAILKKKLHLGTANFIVGGAYHNLKDLATLPLKDSKFCYEPWPITRLPIPRQSSLFQEIRKKDMLLHPPYHSYDTVLRFFSEAALDPTVKAIYVTLYRVAAESRIANALISAAKNGKHVVVFVELKARFDEANNIKWSKQMKAAGVRIIESIPGLKVHAKLALVKRKHHKKTSLLGLLATGNFNESTARFYTDHVLLTAHQPMLTEIQWLFDFLKKRKKRSRKTDLSFEHLLVGHFNLQERFLALIDREIQHAREGKTCGITIKLNNLEERVLIAKLYEASQAGVKIRLIVRGICCLIPGVKGISETITVKRIIDRYLEHGRIFLFENNGQSEIFMGSSDWMIRNIYRRIEVCFPITNANLKAELLEILRLQLADNCQGALIDGEGKNVELRMPGNDSAIRSQRAIADWVHTQY
- a CDS encoding adenylate/guanylate cyclase domain-containing protein produces the protein MFTSFRQRLLFCFSLILGASFLIVILTHYHQLAREKISRSTALIESAYVLMLKDINIKSDLFNQDVHQPAFFETRTSPNLRDHQRMKDSIELTLDAAIASFQHLPYTMDSGLYVVERQLKGSEALFDTLTALLLDRGYKDYNLEGAMRRHIHWLENHHAIPADKMLSLRRHEKDYIIRQEPEYVMKLNAMVTDLMKRYPSSSDSAAVHLAGYRDRFNEMVALETRMGLRNNSGLKRQMDDKLKAIGHSLNQVVIEAQAREKESLTQLNRLFLFLSLLLVMLSVVASFIIARRITRPLTELTEFITRFIDSQFTVEEKAPTVRTKDEIGKLAANFTLLKDEVISHLKFFKQKVDERTAELNHANQRLLAINEANARFVPTPFLKFLGKNSIEEVGPGDQVHGEMTVLFTDIRAFTNLSETLSPQENFDFVNTYLREMVPVIERHKGFIDKFIGDTIMAIFPDSPDGAVDAALDFSKAIARFNEHLRAKNIAPIAIGTGIHTGKLVLGTIGNANRLETTVISDAVNIASRLEGLCKHYHASIIVSDDTLVKANALSKRNFRYLDDVRVKGKLKSIRVFEVLDPEKDSLKISYLTHYESGIARMKAGDHEEARQIFAALHQKNPADGLLSLLLQRCEKRAEHGPSLPWDGVEIMHVK
- the sthA gene encoding Si-specific NAD(P)(+) transhydrogenase, which codes for MTNAYDLVVIGSGPAGEKAAVKAAYFNHRVALIEREKVFGGAGIQTGTLPSKTLKETALYLSGVYNKGIFSINRELAGNAGIQDFMYRKNLVTHRAANEVERNLKRHDVTVYHGQAEFVDAHTLSVTSESGVKIVYAHHILVATGSYPFHPPAIPFDGVRVHDSDTILNIDRFPKSLCVLGAGVIGCEYATLFAAMGITTYVVNNSDKILGFLDHEIADGLVERMKNAGISILFNNGVGPFEVPADHDKPLTIPLQNGEVLHVDMFLFAAGRSGNIRGLHCERAGIAIGQRETIVVNAHYQTNVPHIYAVGDVIGFPALASISMEQGRVAVSHMFQTHDLENLSQIFPYGIYTVPEVSMVGLTEEQAKREGISYGTGYCYYRDTLRGEILGDQDNGFLKLVFETSTHVILGVHIMGYMATEIIHFGLCAVKDKRTLNEIIATVFNYPTLHDLYKYACYDGLGSLAGKKIKKAGEIKR
- a CDS encoding aspartate aminotransferase family protein, with product MDAEISREQGDINTGDLRAAYIATLDEHTRYWLDQDAQYFLHQALSTPVMNVLTKTEGAYIEDLRGKRYLDLHGNGVHNAGFSNPDVIEAVIKQLREHLAFTPRRYTNIPAVKLAKKLVEVTPPELTRVLFCPGGSEAIEMAVALAKHVTGKWKTISFWDSYHGNGFQASSLGGEEHFSTGQGPMIPGAFHIEFPNYYRNPWALTDQQAIDEAYLRQLKVILQRHPDIAAIIAEPISSTPVVPSEYYWRQIREICDRHNILLIFDEIIEGFGRTGKWFACEHYVTPDVLVLGKSLGGGLLPFAGIVTKEKFNVLQHRSIGHFTHEKNPLCSAAGLAAIEYIQENKLVANAALLGDYLFEKLTALKTRFPVVGNVAGKGLHLGIDLVRDPQNKARATAYAEQIMYDCLEQGVAFKVIEGNILTLRPALTITKDECDLIVTALENAFDRNKL